A portion of the Adhaeribacter radiodurans genome contains these proteins:
- the gmk gene encoding guanylate kinase: MQGKIIIFSAPSGAGKTTIVKHLLKVNPHLGFSISACTRDKRGRNEVQGKDYYFITPEEFRQKIENNEFVEWEEVYEGAFYGTLKSEIERIWSTGKHAILDVDVKGGLHIKEFYQDRALAVFVKPPSIEALAQRLVARATDSASSISSRVFKAKFELSFENKFDKVIVNDDLEEAFRKAEALVNQFIGVEDVVI; the protein is encoded by the coding sequence ATGCAAGGTAAGATCATTATTTTTTCGGCTCCCTCCGGCGCTGGTAAAACCACTATTGTAAAACATCTGTTAAAAGTAAATCCGCACTTAGGTTTTTCTATATCGGCTTGCACGCGCGATAAACGTGGCCGTAATGAAGTGCAAGGCAAGGATTATTACTTTATTACTCCCGAAGAATTCCGGCAAAAAATTGAAAATAACGAATTTGTAGAGTGGGAAGAAGTATACGAAGGTGCTTTTTACGGTACATTAAAATCTGAGATTGAACGCATCTGGAGTACTGGTAAACATGCCATTCTGGATGTAGATGTAAAAGGTGGTTTGCACATTAAAGAATTTTACCAAGATCGCGCTCTGGCTGTTTTTGTTAAACCTCCTTCTATTGAAGCATTGGCGCAGCGTTTGGTTGCCCGGGCAACCGATTCGGCTTCCAGTATTTCCAGCCGGGTATTTAAAGCAAAGTTCGAACTGAGTTTTGAAAATAAATTTGATAAGGTTATTGTAAATGATGACCTGGAAGAAGCTTTCCGGAAAGCCGAAGCTTTAGTAAACCAGTTTATTGGGGTGGAAGATGTTGTGATATGA
- the nadD gene encoding nicotinate (nicotinamide) nucleotide adenylyltransferase, which yields MKVGLLFGSFNPIHIGHLILANYMANNTDLSAVWLVVSPQNPFKKSASLLHEFDRLHMVNLAIDTNTRLGVSDIEFKMPKPSYTVDSLTYLQAKYPSYEFVLIMGEDNLPSFPKWKNHEQILEFFQIYVYPRSGTPPSPLKNHPKIKSVPAPLLDISATFIRDCVHQGKSITYMVPEVVENYIKLKKFWL from the coding sequence ATGAAAGTAGGCCTGTTGTTCGGCTCTTTTAATCCCATCCACATTGGTCATTTAATTTTAGCAAATTACATGGCCAATAATACCGATTTAAGTGCAGTTTGGTTAGTAGTTTCGCCACAAAATCCATTTAAAAAAAGTGCTTCGCTGCTGCACGAGTTTGACCGGTTGCACATGGTGAATCTGGCTATTGATACGAATACCCGCTTGGGAGTATCCGATATCGAGTTTAAAATGCCAAAGCCGAGTTATACGGTTGATTCGCTTACTTATCTGCAAGCAAAATACCCTTCTTATGAATTTGTGCTGATTATGGGCGAAGATAATCTGCCTTCGTTCCCGAAGTGGAAAAACCACGAACAAATACTGGAGTTTTTTCAAATTTACGTTTACCCGCGTTCCGGCACTCCTCCTTCGCCGTTAAAAAATCATCCAAAAATAAAGTCCGTACCGGCACCCTTGCTGGATATTTCTGCTACTTTTATTCGCGATTGCGTACACCAGGGCAAATCTATTACCTACATGGTACCGGAAGTAGTAGAAAACTACATTAAACTTAAGAAGTTCTGGTTGTAA
- a CDS encoding sigma-70 family RNA polymerase sigma factor: MSEQRGNQLTKAEKDTRFEAELLPIIDPLYNFAFRLTLDEDDANDLVQETYLKAYRFFDYFEPGTNAKAWLFRILKNSFINDFRKKSKQPAKVDYSEVEGYYNSEGLDGDGEIATTSDMRSQSVQELIGDEVASALNSLPVDFRTVIILCDLEGFTYEEMAKILDIPIGTVRSRLHRARNFLKEKLEKYARSMGYHGEEEEE; the protein is encoded by the coding sequence ATGAGCGAGCAAAGAGGCAATCAGCTAACTAAGGCAGAAAAGGATACCCGGTTCGAAGCGGAATTACTGCCAATAATCGATCCGCTGTATAATTTTGCTTTTAGACTTACCTTAGACGAAGACGATGCCAATGACCTGGTTCAAGAGACCTATCTGAAGGCATACCGGTTTTTCGATTACTTTGAGCCCGGAACTAATGCCAAAGCCTGGCTGTTCCGAATACTCAAGAATTCGTTTATTAACGATTTCCGGAAAAAAAGTAAACAGCCGGCAAAAGTTGATTATAGCGAAGTAGAAGGCTATTATAATTCGGAAGGTTTAGATGGCGATGGCGAAATTGCTACTACTTCGGATATGCGTTCGCAGAGCGTACAGGAATTAATCGGTGATGAAGTAGCCAGCGCCTTAAATTCGTTGCCCGTAGATTTCCGGACAGTAATTATACTTTGCGATCTGGAAGGGTTTACTTACGAGGAAATGGCCAAAATTTTGGATATTCCAATTGGTACCGTCCGTTCTCGTTTGCACCGGGCCCGGAACTTTCTGAAAGAAAAGCTTGAAAAATACGCTCGTTCAATGGGTTACCACGGGGAGGAAGAGGAAGAATAA
- a CDS encoding glycosyltransferase family 9 protein: MKHLQAPAKTILISRIDAIGDVVLTLPMAGWIKQHVPGARVLFLGRTYTAPVVACCRHIDEFLNWDDVKNLSVAEQVAFFKKQQISSIIHVFPNKQIAQLARKAGIKQRIGTRNRWFHWFTVNVLVNLSRRHSPYHESQLNFTLLRPLGLKEIPSLDEVTGYLDFSRINPLPEKWQKFLKWDKPRIILHPKSKGSAREWGLPHFASLAQQLHGLGWQVFISGSAAEGELLQDWLRENQNYITDVTGKFSLSEFISFMKACTGLVGASTGPLHLAASVGIHALGLYPPIKPMHPGRWAPLGPRAQYLVVPKDCSDCRKSPGSCVCIQQINVAQVVATLEQWPR, translated from the coding sequence ATGAAACATTTGCAAGCTCCTGCCAAAACTATTTTGATCAGCCGGATTGATGCGATTGGGGATGTGGTATTAACTTTACCTATGGCAGGCTGGATAAAGCAACATGTGCCCGGTGCGCGGGTGCTGTTCCTGGGGCGTACCTACACGGCGCCCGTAGTAGCTTGCTGCCGACACATCGACGAATTTTTAAATTGGGATGACGTAAAGAATTTATCGGTAGCCGAACAAGTTGCATTTTTTAAAAAACAGCAGATTAGCAGCATTATCCATGTTTTCCCGAATAAACAAATTGCGCAACTAGCTCGAAAGGCGGGCATAAAACAACGCATTGGTACGCGTAACCGTTGGTTTCATTGGTTTACGGTTAATGTTTTAGTTAACCTCAGTCGCCGCCATTCGCCTTACCACGAAAGCCAATTAAATTTTACTTTACTCCGGCCTTTGGGCTTAAAAGAAATACCCTCTTTAGACGAGGTGACTGGTTATTTGGATTTTTCCAGAATTAATCCGCTGCCGGAAAAATGGCAGAAATTTTTAAAATGGGATAAACCTCGTATTATTTTGCACCCCAAATCTAAAGGAAGTGCCCGCGAGTGGGGTTTGCCGCATTTTGCTTCTTTGGCCCAGCAACTTCACGGATTAGGCTGGCAGGTTTTTATTTCGGGCTCAGCAGCAGAAGGAGAGTTGTTGCAGGATTGGCTCCGCGAAAATCAAAACTACATTACTGATGTAACCGGTAAATTCTCGTTATCGGAGTTTATCAGTTTTATGAAAGCTTGTACTGGTTTAGTAGGAGCCAGTACCGGACCTTTGCACCTGGCCGCCAGTGTGGGTATCCATGCGCTAGGTTTGTATCCGCCTATTAAGCCCATGCATCCGGGACGCTGGGCACCGTTAGGCCCAAGGGCACAATACCTGGTAGTACCCAAAGATTGCAGCGATTGCCGGAAATCGCCTGGCAGTTGCGTGTGTATTCAGCAGATTAACGTAGCGCAGGTGGTTGCCACATTAGAACAATGGCCTAGGTAG
- a CDS encoding deoxynucleoside kinase, protein MHIAIVGNIGAGKTTLAQKLAHHYKWALFEEVVDSNPYLKDFYDDMPRWAFHLQVFFLNSRFRQVQQIKHSEKSVVQDRTVYEDAYIFARNLHESGMMSQRDYDNYFELFRSLISMVTPPDLLIYLKADLPKLIEQIEKRNRDFENNISIQYLRSLNEQYENWINHYDLGKLLIIDVNHLDFVKNPEDLGFIVNQINLELFGLFK, encoded by the coding sequence ATGCATATTGCTATAGTCGGAAATATTGGGGCTGGTAAAACCACGCTGGCGCAGAAATTAGCGCATCATTATAAATGGGCTCTTTTTGAAGAAGTAGTGGATAGCAATCCTTACTTAAAAGATTTTTACGACGATATGCCCCGCTGGGCTTTTCATTTGCAGGTTTTCTTCCTGAACAGTCGCTTCCGGCAGGTTCAGCAAATTAAACACAGTGAAAAAAGCGTGGTGCAAGACCGCACCGTTTACGAAGATGCCTATATTTTTGCCCGTAATCTCCACGAGTCTGGCATGATGAGCCAACGCGATTACGATAATTATTTTGAGTTATTCCGTTCGCTTATTAGTATGGTTACGCCGCCCGATCTTCTAATTTATTTAAAAGCCGATTTGCCCAAGTTGATTGAGCAAATTGAAAAACGGAACCGGGATTTCGAAAACAATATCAGTATACAATATTTGCGTAGCCTGAATGAGCAATACGAAAACTGGATTAACCACTACGATTTAGGTAAATTACTTATTATTGATGTGAACCACCTGGATTTTGTGAAGAACCCCGAAGATTTAGGCTTTATTGTTAACCAGATAAATCTGGAATTATTCGGCCTTTTTAAATAA
- a CDS encoding glycosyltransferase family 2 protein has translation MPVKLSVVIITFNEERNIGSCLESVKNVADDIVVVDSYSTDNTAEICAQHGTRFVSRAFTGYVEQKNFANSQAVYPHILSLDADEVVTPELENSVLAIKQNWQFAGYYLVRLTNYCGSWIRHGGWYPDKKLRLYNREQGQWEGLLLHEVYQIHSNQPTGLLKGDLLHYSFHTLEDHLKQINHFTTIACQELKLKNKRPGLWPMLVKPPFKFFQMYFLKFGWRDGFAGFCVAVLSGYAVFVKYAKLYWTNR, from the coding sequence ATGCCTGTAAAGTTGTCGGTGGTAATTATTACGTTTAACGAAGAGCGCAACATTGGGAGCTGCCTGGAGAGCGTAAAAAATGTAGCCGATGATATTGTAGTGGTTGATTCGTACTCTACGGATAATACCGCCGAAATTTGCGCCCAGCACGGTACGCGGTTTGTTTCGCGGGCTTTTACCGGTTACGTCGAGCAAAAAAACTTTGCAAATAGCCAGGCTGTGTATCCGCATATTCTTTCTCTGGATGCCGATGAAGTAGTTACTCCGGAACTCGAAAACTCAGTTTTAGCCATTAAGCAAAACTGGCAATTCGCCGGCTATTACTTGGTTCGGTTAACCAATTACTGCGGCTCCTGGATCCGGCACGGGGGCTGGTACCCCGATAAGAAGTTACGTTTGTATAACCGGGAACAAGGTCAGTGGGAAGGTTTATTGTTGCATGAAGTATACCAGATACACTCTAACCAACCAACCGGTTTACTAAAAGGCGATTTGCTGCATTATTCTTTTCATACCCTGGAAGATCACCTGAAGCAAATTAATCATTTTACCACCATTGCTTGCCAGGAATTAAAGCTGAAAAACAAACGTCCCGGTTTATGGCCTATGTTGGTAAAGCCGCCGTTTAAGTTTTTTCAGATGTATTTTTTAAAATTTGGCTGGCGCGATGGCTTTGCCGGATTCTGTGTAGCGGTACTATCGGGGTACGCAGTTTTTGTGAAATACGCGAAACTATACTGGACCAACCGATGA
- a CDS encoding zf-HC2 domain-containing protein yields the protein MNNQAPNSTPMNTTFTLQHALTEEGPKTDCERVVELLDVIIDGEATAEDRHYFFNHLETCQDCFKAHDKHQQLKLFLKDNIKRKIVPQNLMGSIKTIINETV from the coding sequence ATGAACAACCAAGCACCCAACTCAACGCCCATGAATACAACCTTTACTTTACAACATGCTCTTACCGAAGAGGGCCCTAAAACCGACTGCGAACGCGTAGTAGAATTATTAGATGTAATTATTGACGGCGAAGCTACCGCTGAAGACCGTCATTATTTTTTTAATCACCTGGAGACCTGCCAGGATTGTTTTAAGGCCCATGATAAGCATCAACAGTTAAAATTATTTTTAAAAGATAATATAAAGCGCAAAATTGTGCCTCAAAATCTGATGGGTTCTATCAAGACCATCATAAATGAAACTGTTTAA
- a CDS encoding TonB-dependent receptor produces the protein MKILFTFWLFLFTLPVLSQSFLLEGTVTDSKDNSALPGATVLLIRLPDSSQSAVITDATGRFAFQQIPGRYQLRISFLSYQTAQRPVTLTNAPLNVGVIALTSDTRQLREVQVIGKTPTAVQKGDTTELNARAFKTNPDASASDLIQKMPGINVQDGQVKAQGENVQRVLVDGKEFFGDDVNATLNNLPAEVIDKIQILEEQSEQAKVSGFDDGTRVKTLNIVTRADRRTGQFGRVYAGAGTDARYQVGGSLNFFKPGQRLTILGQSNSINQQNFSGEDLIGVSSGGGGGGRGGRGGGGGQGGGGFGGGNDFALPQLNGITKTHSAGLNYSGQFGKKLEISGSYFGNYTDNDAFEKSFLQYVVNQRLPYNSESEINNSSNQNHNHRLNFRLEFKLDSANNIFMRPRLSLQGRDALSGINRIRSMDTAQVTETLGQSKSNSLGLNFTNEFTFQHRFAKRGRTLSIGLGTAINNRDVDSYNQSETAQFNPDEFISINQRNDQEVKGWSLTPSLSYSEPLSKFSQVQLNYSGTFQRNESDRRAYNFIDEEEGYNEFDPRFSNTFVNFNPQHRLGVGYRFRSQDNKINFNVNTSYQYSELNNKREFPTTNSFSRSFNNVVPNARLQYNINKQKNFRLFYRGTTNPPTVEQLQDVVTLSNDSLRFTVGNPNLNQFYRHFVNVRYSATNLEKASTFFIGVNASVNQNPIVNETIIADSTEVIFGVPLIRNQQITRPTNVNGQYSFTGFVNYGIPVKALKTNINVDANAGYNKNPGYLNGVLNYSYTQTYGVGLTLSSNISENLDFTLASNGTMNFTQNSATVGRNNNYYTLNNRARLNWIFWKGFVLQSDFSQRIYSGLSANYNQNYSLWNVSVGKKFFPKRNGDLRLSVYDLLKQNNSIQRNIQPTYIEDVETRTLQRYFMLSFTYTIRQYNGSGNSNNNNSNNPGDRSNRERRPSDFNPSNRGFGPSN, from the coding sequence ATGAAAATACTTTTTACTTTTTGGCTGTTCTTATTTACCCTGCCGGTTTTAAGTCAATCCTTTTTGCTGGAAGGTACCGTAACCGATAGTAAAGATAATTCGGCATTGCCCGGCGCTACTGTGTTGCTTATCCGCTTGCCCGATTCCTCGCAATCGGCGGTTATAACGGATGCTACCGGTCGATTTGCTTTTCAACAAATTCCGGGTAGGTACCAATTACGTATTTCATTTTTAAGTTACCAAACCGCACAACGACCGGTTACCTTAACTAACGCGCCGTTAAACGTTGGCGTTATTGCATTAACTTCTGATACCCGACAGTTAAGAGAAGTGCAGGTAATCGGCAAAACCCCCACGGCAGTGCAAAAAGGAGATACCACCGAACTAAATGCCCGCGCTTTTAAAACCAATCCCGATGCCAGTGCTTCGGATTTAATTCAGAAAATGCCCGGCATTAATGTGCAGGATGGCCAGGTGAAAGCTCAGGGCGAAAACGTGCAACGCGTGCTGGTAGATGGTAAAGAATTTTTCGGTGATGACGTTAATGCTACCTTAAATAATTTGCCCGCCGAAGTAATTGATAAAATTCAGATTCTGGAAGAACAAAGCGAGCAAGCTAAGGTTTCGGGTTTCGATGATGGTACCCGGGTGAAAACTTTAAACATTGTAACTCGGGCCGATAGACGAACCGGGCAGTTTGGTCGGGTTTACGCCGGTGCCGGTACCGATGCCCGTTACCAGGTGGGCGGTAGTTTAAATTTTTTTAAACCGGGTCAGCGCTTAACTATTCTGGGACAATCCAATTCTATTAACCAACAAAACTTTTCCGGCGAAGATTTAATTGGAGTTTCCAGCGGCGGTGGAGGAGGTGGCCGGGGTGGAAGAGGTGGCGGTGGCGGCCAGGGCGGTGGTGGTTTTGGTGGTGGCAACGACTTTGCCTTACCGCAGCTAAATGGGATTACTAAAACCCATTCGGCGGGCTTAAACTACTCGGGTCAGTTCGGCAAAAAGCTGGAGATCAGCGGTAGTTACTTTGGTAATTACACCGATAACGATGCCTTCGAGAAATCTTTTTTACAATACGTAGTTAACCAACGCTTACCTTATAACTCGGAAAGTGAGATAAATAACTCTTCCAATCAAAATCATAATCACCGGTTAAACTTCCGGTTGGAGTTTAAGCTGGATTCGGCTAACAATATTTTTATGCGTCCTCGATTGAGTTTACAGGGCCGCGATGCTTTATCTGGTATTAACCGCATTCGGAGCATGGATACCGCGCAGGTTACCGAAACTTTAGGACAGAGTAAGTCAAACTCGCTGGGCTTAAATTTTACGAATGAATTTACTTTTCAGCACCGGTTTGCTAAACGGGGCCGCACGCTTTCTATTGGTTTAGGTACGGCTATTAATAACCGTGACGTAGATTCTTATAACCAATCCGAAACAGCGCAATTTAACCCGGATGAATTTATTTCCATTAACCAACGCAACGACCAAGAAGTAAAAGGTTGGAGTCTGACGCCCTCGCTTTCATACTCCGAGCCCTTAAGTAAATTCAGTCAGGTGCAGTTAAATTACTCCGGTACCTTTCAGCGCAACGAATCGGATAGGAGGGCTTATAATTTTATCGACGAAGAAGAAGGCTATAACGAGTTTGATCCGCGCTTTTCCAATACTTTTGTAAATTTTAATCCGCAGCACCGGTTAGGCGTAGGTTACCGTTTCCGGTCTCAAGACAACAAGATCAATTTTAACGTGAATACCTCGTATCAATATTCCGAACTAAACAACAAGCGCGAGTTTCCTACTACCAACTCTTTTTCCCGGAGTTTTAATAATGTAGTGCCTAATGCCCGTTTGCAGTATAACATCAACAAACAGAAAAATTTTCGACTGTTTTACCGGGGCACCACTAACCCACCTACAGTAGAGCAATTGCAGGATGTGGTTACGCTAAGCAACGACTCGCTGCGGTTTACGGTAGGTAATCCTAACCTGAACCAGTTTTACCGGCACTTTGTGAACGTGCGGTACTCGGCTACTAACCTCGAAAAAGCCAGTACTTTTTTTATCGGCGTTAATGCCTCAGTCAATCAAAACCCGATTGTAAATGAAACCATTATTGCCGATTCTACCGAAGTTATTTTTGGCGTACCGCTTATCCGGAATCAACAAATTACCCGGCCTACCAACGTAAACGGGCAGTATAGCTTTACCGGGTTCGTAAACTACGGCATCCCTGTTAAAGCTCTTAAAACTAACATAAACGTAGATGCCAACGCCGGCTACAACAAAAATCCGGGCTATTTAAACGGGGTGCTCAATTATTCTTACACGCAAACGTATGGGGTGGGCTTAACTTTAAGCAGCAACATCAGCGAGAACCTGGATTTTACTTTGGCCAGTAACGGCACCATGAATTTTACGCAAAACTCAGCAACGGTGGGCCGCAATAATAATTATTATACCCTTAATAACCGCGCTCGTTTAAACTGGATTTTCTGGAAAGGTTTTGTTTTACAATCTGATTTTTCGCAGCGCATTTACTCGGGTTTAAGTGCCAATTACAACCAAAACTACAGCTTATGGAATGTGAGCGTGGGTAAAAAGTTTTTCCCGAAACGCAACGGCGATTTACGCCTGTCGGTGTATGATTTACTCAAACAAAACAACAGCATCCAACGCAACATCCAGCCCACTTATATTGAAGATGTGGAAACCCGAACGCTGCAACGGTATTTTATGCTTTCGTTTACTTATACCATTCGGCAGTACAATGGCAGCGGCAACTCAAATAACAATAATTCCAATAATCCGGGCGATCGGAGTAATCGGGAACGTCGCCCAAGTGACTTTAATCCCAGTAACCGGGGTTTTGGTCCGAGCAATTAA
- a CDS encoding glycosyltransferase: MLDLNYPAKLNEDALKQALLAEIAWEVCNQVGGIYTVIQTKVQSMIEKWGDCYFLIGPYFPKMAAAEFEPTDDYSRPFGQAVLKMRNMGYEVHYGHWLVAGNPLIVLLNPYSVYDRLGDIKYRLWADHDIPTPDNDDLLNQTEAFGHLVKIFLSILITPEITERPVIAHFHEWMVGSAIPALRREQAKIKIVFTTHATLLGRYLAMNDPSFYDNLTSVNWLKEAQHFNIETAVRIERAAAHGSHIFSTVSQVTARECIFLLDRIPDVLLPNGLNIERFTAIHEFQNLHAQFKAKIHQFVMGHFFQSYPFDLDQTLYFFTSGRYEYRNKGFDVTLEALARLNYRMQQAGIKKTVVMFFVTKQPYHSINAHVLQSRAMMEEIRETCETIQKQIGDRLFKYAASNNDVKLPDMAEFVDDYWQLRYRRNLQSWKTHILPSVVTHNLVHDQTDEILSFLRSSHLINNAHDRVKIVYHPDFISATNPLFGLDYGQFVRGCHLGIFPSYYEPWGYTPLECIARGVPAVTSDLAGFGDYLAHRQVDEETARGTYVIKRRNRSFDDAVTQLSNYLFDYVRLSQRERISLRNRVENSSVEFDWNNLTKHYNRAYVLALDKEFT; the protein is encoded by the coding sequence GTGCTAGACCTAAATTATCCTGCTAAACTTAACGAAGATGCGCTGAAACAAGCGTTATTAGCCGAAATTGCCTGGGAAGTTTGTAACCAGGTGGGCGGTATTTATACCGTTATTCAGACGAAAGTACAATCGATGATCGAAAAATGGGGCGATTGTTATTTTCTGATCGGGCCGTATTTCCCGAAAATGGCGGCGGCTGAGTTTGAACCGACTGATGATTACAGCCGACCTTTTGGCCAAGCAGTATTGAAGATGCGCAATATGGGGTATGAGGTACATTACGGGCATTGGCTCGTGGCGGGTAATCCCCTAATTGTATTACTAAATCCATACAGTGTATATGACCGGTTGGGAGATATAAAGTACCGGTTGTGGGCCGATCATGATATTCCTACGCCCGATAATGATGACCTATTGAATCAGACCGAAGCGTTTGGTCATTTAGTAAAAATATTCCTGAGTATTTTAATAACTCCGGAAATTACCGAAAGACCCGTTATCGCGCACTTTCACGAGTGGATGGTAGGCTCGGCTATACCAGCATTGCGGCGGGAACAAGCAAAAATTAAAATTGTATTTACTACTCACGCTACTTTACTGGGCCGCTACCTGGCCATGAATGATCCATCGTTTTACGATAATCTTACGTCGGTAAATTGGTTAAAAGAAGCGCAGCATTTTAATATTGAAACGGCCGTACGTATTGAGCGAGCGGCAGCGCACGGCTCGCATATTTTTAGCACGGTTAGTCAGGTTACGGCCAGGGAGTGTATATTTTTGCTCGACCGGATACCGGATGTATTGCTGCCCAATGGCTTAAATATTGAACGGTTTACTGCTATCCACGAGTTTCAGAACCTGCACGCCCAATTTAAAGCAAAAATCCACCAGTTTGTAATGGGGCATTTTTTCCAGAGTTATCCGTTCGATCTGGATCAAACACTTTATTTCTTTACTTCGGGGAGATACGAATACCGTAATAAAGGATTTGATGTAACCCTCGAAGCTTTAGCCCGGCTCAATTACCGCATGCAACAAGCAGGCATTAAAAAAACAGTGGTAATGTTTTTTGTGACCAAGCAACCTTACCATTCCATAAACGCGCACGTGCTGCAATCACGGGCTATGATGGAGGAAATTCGGGAAACTTGCGAAACCATTCAGAAGCAAATCGGGGATAGACTATTTAAATACGCGGCTTCCAATAACGACGTGAAATTACCTGACATGGCCGAGTTTGTGGATGATTATTGGCAACTGCGTTATCGGCGTAACTTACAATCCTGGAAAACGCACATTTTGCCGAGCGTAGTAACGCACAACCTGGTACACGACCAAACCGACGAAATTTTAAGCTTTTTGCGTTCCTCCCATTTAATTAATAATGCCCACGACCGGGTGAAAATTGTTTACCATCCGGATTTTATTTCGGCTACCAATCCTTTATTTGGTTTAGATTACGGACAGTTTGTGCGGGGCTGCCACTTAGGAATATTCCCGAGTTATTATGAGCCTTGGGGTTATACGCCACTAGAGTGTATTGCCCGCGGAGTACCGGCCGTTACCAGCGATTTGGCTGGCTTCGGTGATTACCTGGCTCACCGCCAGGTAGATGAAGAAACTGCCCGCGGTACTTATGTTATCAAGCGTCGGAATAGAAGTTTTGATGATGCGGTAACCCAACTTAGTAATTATTTATTTGATTACGTGCGCCTAAGCCAGCGGGAAAGAATATCGCTGCGCAACAGAGTTGAAAACTCATCCGTAGAGTTTGACTGGAATAACTTAACCAAACATTATAACCGGGCTTACGTGTTGGCTTTAGATAAAGAATTTACTTAA
- a CDS encoding O-antigen ligase family protein, whose amino-acid sequence MPNILANLKNNRFSEARAQNGLFLLSCLFVVGLLLSRALLSIAPIAMLVWALWQMPVQQSLKRLKQNTPALFLLGFYGLFLLSTLYTDNWAQWRYYITQYLPFLVISCAWGMLPGLRNKQRYAVLFLFVFLVMLLSVGTVIHYFLHREQINAMISHSQNPTSINGISHIYFGVLMALAVFFTLHLYQSPVLLWRKTEKKILAVCLVLIFVSLHIMAFRTGLLAMYVAMLVQVFIFIRNHKQYVLGSALLATIILIPVGAYFTLESVRLRVANTQSDVERYLHNQDINYYSISQRLAAWETALTLVRRNWLLGVAPADVKVELDRQYAVKDFGLKKENQIGLHNQYLNFLVSMGVGGLILLLYTFLYPVIKFNWQQNQESIAFLIIIATAMLVESFFQRQLGLNTFVFFYCLFFTNKESKNQPVRVSREDVGYYPH is encoded by the coding sequence ATGCCAAATATACTAGCCAACTTAAAGAATAATCGCTTTTCAGAAGCTAGGGCACAGAATGGCCTGTTTTTGCTAAGCTGCTTATTTGTAGTTGGTTTGTTGTTATCGCGGGCTTTACTGAGTATCGCTCCTATTGCTATGCTGGTATGGGCATTGTGGCAAATGCCGGTGCAACAAAGTTTAAAACGGTTAAAACAAAATACACCGGCTTTATTCCTGCTGGGCTTTTACGGACTTTTTTTGCTGAGTACTTTATATACCGATAATTGGGCTCAGTGGCGTTATTACATCACTCAGTACCTGCCTTTTCTTGTAATATCCTGCGCCTGGGGCATGTTGCCTGGCTTGCGCAATAAGCAGCGTTATGCAGTATTATTTCTTTTTGTATTTCTAGTGATGTTGCTTTCGGTGGGTACAGTGATTCATTATTTTCTGCACCGGGAACAAATTAACGCCATGATTTCGCATAGCCAAAACCCTACAAGTATTAATGGTATTTCGCACATTTACTTTGGCGTATTAATGGCCTTAGCCGTATTTTTTACCTTACATCTCTACCAATCGCCTGTACTACTCTGGCGTAAAACTGAGAAAAAAATACTTGCAGTTTGCTTGGTACTCATTTTTGTTTCGCTGCATATTATGGCGTTTCGTACCGGCTTACTGGCTATGTATGTAGCTATGCTGGTACAGGTATTTATTTTTATTCGTAATCACAAACAATATGTGCTGGGCAGTGCCTTACTAGCTACTATTATTTTAATTCCTGTTGGGGCTTATTTTACCTTAGAATCGGTTCGGTTGCGGGTAGCTAATACTCAGAGCGATGTAGAACGTTATCTGCACAACCAGGATATTAATTATTACTCTATTTCGCAACGTTTGGCAGCCTGGGAAACTGCTTTAACCTTAGTGAGGCGTAACTGGTTGTTAGGTGTGGCGCCGGCCGATGTAAAAGTAGAACTGGACCGCCAGTATGCCGTAAAAGATTTTGGTTTGAAAAAGGAAAATCAGATTGGGCTGCACAACCAATATCTGAACTTTTTGGTGAGCATGGGAGTAGGTGGCTTGATTTTACTATTGTATACTTTTCTGTATCCGGTTATAAAATTTAATTGGCAACAGAACCAAGAGAGTATCGCCTTTTTAATTATTATCGCCACGGCTATGCTGGTTGAATCCTTTTTTCAGAGACAACTTGGCCTGAATACTTTTGTTTTTTTCTATTGTTTGTTTTTTACCAATAAAGAAAGTAAAAACCAGCCGGTACGGGTAAGCCGCGAAGATGTTGGCTACTATCCGCATTAA